In Bacillus pumilus, the sequence TCTGGATTTAATCCATAAGAAGGAAGGTCGTCTGGCAGGACGAGGATTCTTCCATTTGTTAAATCAGAAGCGACGATTTTGAGCGAATCTTTTTTGAGATCCCCAAATACGGTAACCCCTTTTCGTTTTAAAACATCTGTGAGCCATTTTTCCAGCCGGTCTCCTTTGTAAAGACCAAGACGCCAATAAATGGATACCCATCTGAGCATTTTAAACGGGATGAATTGACACCTTCGGTCAAGCAATTGATGTTCATCCATTTCATCTAAAAGCTCCCGAATCTCCTGACTCGTAAAACCTGCTGCGATGAGTGAAGCAATGATCGCTCCAGCACTTGTACCAGCAAGGCGGACAAATTGAAATCCTCTCGCTTCAAGCGCCTCATAAGCACCTGCAAGCGCTGCACCCTTAATGCCTCCACCTGAGAACACACCATCTATCTTCATTAAGGAGCCCCCTTTTTATCTCACACTATTAATAGTGTAGGAGCATTTGCTTTCAATTAGAACTTTATTCAAAAAGGACACCCATACTGAGGGTGTCCCTTTCAGCGTGTAGACAAACCCTCGCATTCTTTGTCAGTCCTGCGTGCCGGTGCTCACGAATGTCAAATTCGCTCCGCTCCGGTACTCGTCCTTCCTAGACTGCAAAGGTTTTCTATCATGCTGAAAAGAAGACAAAGGGCTAAAATAAAGATCATTTTAGCCCTTTGTCAACAATCTGAAAGGACACCCATACTGAGGGTGTCCCTTTTTCTTAAGATTCTTGATTTGTTTGTTCGTTTTTCTTTTGAATCGCTTTCAGCTGTACAGATCGCTCGTCGTTTTCTTCAAAGAATTGAACAAGATCGCCGATGCGGTCAATGCTGTTCCAGCTGAGATGATGCTCAATGCCTTCTACATCATCATAAATTTTCTCTTCATCTACACCAATGATTCTTAAAAATTGCTCTAGCAGTTCATGTCTGTATACGAGACGTTTTCCAATTTTTTTGCCTTTCGGGGTTAAAATCAGACCACGATATTTCTCATAAATAAGGTATTCATCTTTATCTAGCTTCTGAACCATTTTTGTTACAGAGGAGGGATGGACAGCGAGGGCTTCTGCAATATCAGAGACTCTGGCATATCCTTTTTCTTCTATCAGCATATAAATTTGTTCAATATAATCTTCCATACTAGGTGTAGTCATAAAACCCCTCCAAAATGCACCTTTACTTAATAATCATAACAATTCTACACCATCGCCCATTAAAAAACAAGAAGTGTCCATCGTCTTAACGCTTGTAATTCCAATCATCTGAGGCATATTTCGTTTTGGCGAGATGGTGGACAAACGCTAATTCTTCATCTGTCAGTTCATAAGGCACAAGCTCGATATTTAATCCTTTTTCAAACCCTCGTTTAAACGCCACACGTGCATCGTCTAATGTACATGTTCGATCTGAAATTTCATTGATTGCTACCGCCTTGTTTTTAAAGCTGCGCTGCATCCGCTCTCTTACCCGGTCGTTTGGATAAAGAAACAAATCGAACAATTTGTCCTCATCAAGGTCAATTAAGATTGAGCCATGCTGAAGGATCACACCTTTTTGTCTCGTTTGAGCACTGCCTGCCACTTTTCTGCCTTCTACGACAAGCTCGTACCACGAAGGGGCATCAAAGCATACAGACGATCTTGGGTTTTTTAAGCTTTCCTTTTCTTTTTCTGTACGAGGAATGGCAAAATACGCATCAAGTCCCA encodes:
- a CDS encoding lipoate--protein ligase family protein — its product is MQKEKWCFIDTGNQDPAFNMAMDEALLYWHSEKLIPPVIRFYGWDPATLSVGYFQHVEKEINMEAVKRYGLGFVRRPTGGRGVLHDQELTYSVIVSEEHPEMPATVTEAYRVISEGILEGFKELGLDAYFAIPRTEKEKESLKNPRSSVCFDAPSWYELVVEGRKVAGSAQTRQKGVILQHGSILIDLDEDKLFDLFLYPNDRVRERMQRSFKNKAVAINEISDRTCTLDDARVAFKRGFEKGLNIELVPYELTDEELAFVHHLAKTKYASDDWNYKR
- a CDS encoding patatin-like phospholipase family protein, with amino-acid sequence MKIDGVFSGGGIKGAALAGAYEALEARGFQFVRLAGTSAGAIIASLIAAGFTSQEIRELLDEMDEHQLLDRRCQFIPFKMLRWVSIYWRLGLYKGDRLEKWLTDVLKRKGVTVFGDLKKDSLKIVASDLTNGRILVLPDDLPSYGLNPERFSVARAIRMSCSLPYFFEPVKLKSSKGICTIVDGGVLSNFPIWLFAEEKKRPFVGVTLTPNEKERPQHSIRNAFELFGALFETMRGAHDERHIATKHERHIIFIPVEHVIATDFHLMTEKKRALVDLGRQKAEQFLKSWTF
- the mntR gene encoding transcriptional regulator MntR; translated protein: MTTPSMEDYIEQIYMLIEEKGYARVSDIAEALAVHPSSVTKMVQKLDKDEYLIYEKYRGLILTPKGKKIGKRLVYRHELLEQFLRIIGVDEEKIYDDVEGIEHHLSWNSIDRIGDLVQFFEENDERSVQLKAIQKKNEQTNQES